Part of the Candidatus Anaeroferrophillus wilburensis genome is shown below.
TGATCATGAACCGTATTCCAGATAATTGCCATCCCCAGACCGGTACCGCTGCGACCCATGATTTTCTTGCTATAAAACGGTTCAAAAATTTTTTCAACCTCTGTCGGTGCAATCCCCACCCCGTCATCCGCAACCTGAACGACGACATGGTCACCCTCGCTGAGGCCATCATAACCGTTCATCCCGCCATCAAGATAACGGTTGGCGGTTTCAATTCTGATCACCCCCCCCTCCGGCATCGACTCGGCTGCATTGCCAATCAGGTTCATCATTGTTTTGAGCAGATGAACCGGGGAACCGACAATATTCAGCAGATCAGGAGCCAGACAGGTGGTAATGCTGACCGTCGGATGCAGTGACAGCAGCTTTTCACCTTCAGGGCTTTTCAGATAATCCCTGATGATCCGGTTCAGGTTGACCACCTCATCGACAGTGACGCCCCGGCGAGCCAGCGTCAATAAATCACTGACAATGGCGGCTGCCTTCTCCCCCGATTTCTGAATCGTCACCAGGGCTTTCCTCAGTGGGTCATCGTGGGAAACCCGTTGCAGCAGCAGTTCAGGATAACTCACCAGGCCGGCCAGCACGTTGTTGAGATCATGGGCCACGCCGGCAGCCAGCAGGCCGATGCCCTCCATTTTCTGCGCCCGTTGCAATTTGGCCTCCAGTTCTTTCTGGCTGCTGATATCGCGCAAATTGATAACACTGCCCAAAGGCATCCCCTGGAGATCGTGATAGATAGCAGCACTGATGGTTACCGGAATACGCAGGCCATCTTTTGTGTACCGACTTGTCTCGATGCCCGAGAAGCTCTCGCCCACCTTCACCTTGTCAATCATCATCCTGGTTAGAGGCCAGGTATCTTCCGGAACAAAATGATCCAGCCGCCGACCGGCACACTCCGCCATCGTCCAGCCGAACACCTCGGTAAAGGCGGGATTGAAATAGACCACCAGACCTTCCCGATCATAGACCACCACCGGGTCAGGATTTGACTCAAGAACAGCCCGGTATTTCTCCTCACTTTCACGGAGGGCCCGGGATTTCTGCCTGGCAACCGTGATATCGCGCCCGATGCTCACCAGGCCCTTGGGCGAACCGTCATGATGAACAATGGGTACCTTGACAATATCAAAAACCGTTTTTTCACCCTCAGCATCAGGGATAACCTCCTGCAGGCGAACACTTCCCCCATACATCCAGGCCTGCTGATCAGTTTTTTTACACAGGGTGGTGAAGAGACTGCTTAGCTGCGGGTAGAGACGCACCAGTTCATCGTCTGTTTTACCCCGATAATCGATCCCTTCAAGCTGGAAAAGGCGTTCATAGGCGGTATTGGCAATCAAGCGCCGGCCAGCTGCATCTTTCAAGCAGATGATATCAGGGATGGCATCAATGAGAATTCTCAGCCATTCTTCACTCTCCTTCAGGGATGCCTGGCTCTGGAGACGTTCAAAGTTTTCTCCGGCCAGCACCTCCCTGGTGATCAGCAGCTCGATATCC
Proteins encoded:
- a CDS encoding PAS domain S-box protein codes for the protein MLAGENFERLQSQASLKESEEWLRILIDAIPDIICLKDAAGRRLIANTAYERLFQLEGIDYRGKTDDELVRLYPQLSSLFTTLCKKTDQQAWMYGGSVRLQEVIPDAEGEKTVFDIVKVPIVHHDGSPKGLVSIGRDITVARQKSRALRESEEKYRAVLESNPDPVVVYDREGLVVYFNPAFTEVFGWTMAECAGRRLDHFVPEDTWPLTRMMIDKVKVGESFSGIETSRYTKDGLRIPVTISAAIYHDLQGMPLGSVINLRDISSQKELEAKLQRAQKMEGIGLLAAGVAHDLNNVLAGLVSYPELLLQRVSHDDPLRKALVTIQKSGEKAAAIVSDLLTLARRGVTVDEVVNLNRIIRDYLKSPEGEKLLSLHPTVSITTCLAPDLLNIVGSPVHLLKTMMNLIGNAAESMPEGGVIRIETANRYLDGGMNGYDGLSEGDHVVVQVADDGVGIAPTEVEKIFEPFYSKKIMGRSGTGLGMAIIWNTVHDHHGSIDVQSSEGQGTTFSLFFPASRRQLAKAPGLLSPEEYAGRGETILVVDDQEEQRQIAAEMLGSLGYDVMVAASGEAAVAYLQNNKVDLVVLDMIMTGIDGLETYKQITACNPGQKTIIASGYSESGRVHEAQRLGAGAYVKKPYLLEKIGLAVRRTLDG